Below is a window of Zygotorulaspora mrakii chromosome 3, complete sequence DNA.
ataatgttgaagaaaataatagTATCACTAAGTCAGCAACACTCCCGAATGCTAACGCACCTGTCTCTAACATGGACGGTTACGATGCTAATCTTTTAATTCAGAACTTGAATGACATAGTCAGCATGAAACTCAATGACTCATTTCTTCTTAACGAGAGCTTGAAGGATTTGCGATTACCAGAGCTTGATATTCCGGAGTTGTTACCTCAGACTGCGGATCCTGTAAGTTCTGTGCccatttcatttttagtCAACAATGTCATAACTTTCAATACCAAGCTGAGTTCCTTTCAATTGGGTGGAGTTCACGATGGGTAtctcaaagttttctttaATGATTGTTTGGACTCTATTGCCcccttttttcaaaatcaggAAAATCCATTGAGGGATATTATTCTTTCCTTTGCACGAAATGAGTCCTACTTACTATCAGCAACTTTGGCTGTTGGTGCTTCGATTGCAAACCGAAAATCTGCATCGCTTGAAGATGAGCGAAATTACTGTGCGTACTTATCACATTGTCTTAGCTTGCTGGGCgagcaatttcaaaatgaagcaaACGTGCTAAACAAAATAGAGCCAATAACTTTTACAGTAATAATGCTTGCATGGGACTGTATCAATACGATGAACTCCCAATGGAGATCCCATTTGAAAGGTGTTACTGACCTTTTTAAGAAGATCAACTCTGGGAACTCCTCAAAAGTCATGAATGTGGCCAAATGCTGGTTCAAAGTCATGGAAACATTTGCAAGCGTTAGCACAGTTCTAGGCGGATCAGTCacagatgaagatgatctaGATCTAATTTTTGATCCATATGATTATCAGTACGTCGACtctttgaagtttttgaacatCATGACGCCATTGaatgaattcaatttgCTCAGGGgtcaaaaagaagattttgatttggtTATTAAAGAAGTTATAAAAGCTCTCACATGCATACGAAAAGCGGAAAAGAACTACATGTCACAGGAGGAGGGGCTTTTCACAAAAAACCAGGATTATCTGTTGTGGTCATCACATCAAGATACCGAAAAGACTAAAGAATCCCTCTCGTATTTtaagattcaaaaaatcttggttgaaattgataaacaATTGGAATATGAATTCATAGACAAGTCTGGGGTAATACCCCTGGAAAGTCAGTCACATCCAGACAGGAGTAGTATTGATGACAACGCTATTGATGTAgttattttgagaaatagCGATCGAATCGCGATCAGCTGGTATGATATTTCTCATCAAACACAGGTTCTTTCCTTTCTACTAATTGTTCTATTGAAACTCCTCGGAATTCCTAAGGAGTCAATAACTGTTCAACAAGTTGTAAAGAAAATCATGTCATTCTTTAAATTTCTGAACAGTGACAATCCACCTCAAAATAATAGAACCTGTTACAGTAATTTCGCTGTTCTGATGGCAGGTTTGAATGCGATGGATGAGGATACAAGAAACATTGTACGAACCTACTATAAAGTGAATGGTggcaaatttcaaagactGACTGAGCACAACTTAAATAGATTGGAAAGCGTATGGTACGGCAAAGGGGGTAACTATAAACTTGCTGATCAAGATGTTTTAACGTGGTAAAGATGTGTAAATGTATTTTATTTAATAAAGAGGCAAGATTTGCGTAATATCCTCTATCATGTAAAACATACTTATTCTACAGTCATCAAACCGATGAAGGAATCAACTACACTAGCCGCTGTGATTACAGTGATATCACCGTTGGAATCATATGCTGGCGCAACCTCTACGACATCGGCGCCAACAAGATTAATCCCCTCCAATCCATCCAAAATGGTTAAAGCTTCTCTTGCTGTGAATCCACCTGGTTCTGGAGTACCTGTTCCAGGAGCAGATGCAATATCCAAGACATCGATATCAAATGTTATATATACTGGCAAGTCgccaattcttttcttgatctgATCGACCACGCCTCGGATACCTATGATGTCGATATCCCTGGAAacaattttctcaaatccACATTCACGGTCGTGTAAATCATCATGAGAATCAATATAAGGACCCCTGATCCCAACATGGATAGCACTATTGTTTGCAAGATAGCCTTTTTCGTGAGCATAATGTAAAAACGTACCATGGTTTAAGCGTGCCCTCTTGGAAACACCGCCACCTAAGACATCCGGAGACCAGCTATCAATGTGTGAATCGAAATGAACAACAGCCAATGGACCAAATTTCTCATACGCAGACCTCAGAGCCATCAACGTGATAGTATGATCGCCTCCTAGTGTGATGATTCTTGGAGGCTTTTCGGGCTCTTTAAGACTCGGGTGATTGTGTATCTTTCTCTGACCCCTGTACAGCTGATTGAGGGCTACCCTATTGTCAAAGGGAGTCATGGGAATGTCACCACAATCGGCAATCTTGTATGAAGAATTATAAGGATTCAAGAGCCGTAACTTTGAGCCTGGGAAGCCTCTCACTGGAGAGATACCTGAACCTATCCTGCGACTACCCTGCCTGATTCCATTAGGGCCAAATCTAGCTCCTGGGCGATAAGTTGTAGCAGTATCGAAGGGTGCCCCGACAATTACAATATCTGCATTTAGCTCGTCTTCAGCAAAACATTTAACCGCAGGCAAATGCGCAAACGTGACAATCCcactgaagaagaataagtCCTTCATGTATGTGTCTAATGGCAGTACAACTGGATTTTCGTTGAAAAATCCACATTGTGCTTTAAAATCAGGATCTTCATCCTCCATGACATCAATTTGACTGCTTACTGACACAAAATCCTCCGAATTGCAATCTAATCGAGGTTTCAAAAGCTCACCAAACAATTGGTCAATAAAAGGTGCAACACTATTCTTTCCAACATCATTCAATCTCAGATCATCTTCCTTGTTCACCCAAAACGATTCTTCATGACCTGCGTATCTACCTTCAGCAATTGCTGAACACGTCAAAGCTGTCCACAAGTATGAAAGCCTCATTATACTCAATTTTGACCGGCATTCTCAATCATAAAGGATAATCCCTCTGGCAGATTCCTGATAATGGATGTGtattattgtttttatAATTGGCTTACCATCCGTAATCATTTTTAATCTGTTACTTCCATATAACCGTCAAAGGAAAGTCTGCACGAGCTCAAACACCGCGTTTAAATGTTGAGTCATGGCATTGTGTCAAAATATGAATAGCATAAAGAGGAAGAGTACCCAGTTGGTTTCAATGTTGTCTATCGCGTTCACTAGAGTCCATGGTCTATAATTGTTCGATTAAACTTCAGAATGACGCTTTCTCGCattgatgaagagcttTCAAGTGATGAAACTGAGGAAACGCAGCCCCTGCTTTatcctgaaaaaaaatggtcaaGCGTAAGCAATGAATTAAGCATAGTGCTGCTGAATGCAATGCCACTGACGGTAACATTTCTCTTACAAGGATCTATCCCATCTATGCCTCTACTTTTTGTTGGGAGACTTGATGCCTTACAACTCGGCGGTGTTGCAATAGCTAATGTTACATTCACAGTATCAGTTGCTGTTTTTCTGGGCCTTACTACTTCATTAGATACGTTGTGTCCGCAGGCATTTGGTGCTCGTCAGTATAAGCTCGTTGGACTGTACCTCCAGCGTTGCGTCATTCTGGCTTTTGCAATAGCAATACCGATGATACTCGCTTGGGTATATTCCGGTTGTATACTGATCCATTTCATCGATAATCCTGAAATTGTAAAGATTGCATCAAGCTATTTGCGTCTGAtgacattttctttgcCAGGTTTTATTATATTTGAATGTGGGAAAAGAT
It encodes the following:
- the LYS14 gene encoding Lys14p (similar to Saccharomyces cerevisiae LYS14 (YDR034C); ancestral locus Anc_3.264), which translates into the protein MSEGNDYRSNFIDIDGKDPSSAVRTPQNFLSPDSLDSTTSFLSSERFEGNIFVNRSGKTPPLSKFTSVNEGHSKSNLAGYKAMNTAIAHGPDEYSVAQEAVDSKYVSGPSTSITSTVKDANGQVKRKYSRNGCVECKRRRIKCDETKPSCWQCARLNRECIYISNPKNKKRKPKKGSVEKPLLKNESEKSTLKKEHSEDFAGKQATITSNTSHTVPTTAVTLAPLTTNAPTATTTNATGTHIEELPTVGVTSVACANNVEENNSITKSATLPNANAPVSNMDGYDANLLIQNLNDIVSMKLNDSFLLNESLKDLRLPELDIPELLPQTADPVSSVPISFLVNNVITFNTKLSSFQLGGVHDGYLKVFFNDCLDSIAPFFQNQENPLRDIILSFARNESYLLSATLAVGASIANRKSASLEDERNYCAYLSHCLSLLGEQFQNEANVLNKIEPITFTVIMLAWDCINTMNSQWRSHLKGVTDLFKKINSGNSSKVMNVAKCWFKVMETFASVSTVLGGSVTDEDDLDLIFDPYDYQYVDSLKFLNIMTPLNEFNLLRGQKEDFDLVIKEVIKALTCIRKAEKNYMSQEEGLFTKNQDYLLWSSHQDTEKTKESLSYFKIQKILVEIDKQLEYEFIDKSGVIPLESQSHPDRSSIDDNAIDVVILRNSDRIAISWYDISHQTQVLSFLLIVLLKLLGIPKESITVQQVVKKIMSFFKFLNSDNPPQNNRTCYSNFAVLMAGLNAMDEDTRNIVRTYYKVNGGKFQRLTEHNLNRLESVWYGKGGNYKLADQDVLTW
- a CDS encoding agmatinase; amino-acid sequence: MRLSYLWTALTCSAIAEGRYAGHEESFWVNKEDDLRLNDVGKNSVAPFIDQLFGELLKPRLDCNSEDFVSVSSQIDVMEDEDPDFKAQCGFFNENPVVLPLDTYMKDLFFFSGIVTFAHLPAVKCFAEDELNADIVIVGAPFDTATTYRPGARFGPNGIRQGSRRIGSGISPVRGFPGSKLRLLNPYNSSYKIADCGDIPMTPFDNRVALNQLYRGQRKIHNHPSLKEPEKPPRIITLGGDHTITLMALRSAYEKFGPLAVVHFDSHIDSWSPDVLGGGVSKRARLNHGTFLHYAHEKGYLANNSAIHVGIRGPYIDSHDDLHDRECGFEKIVSRDIDIIGIRGVVDQIKKRIGDLPVYITFDIDVLDIASAPGTGTPEPGGFTAREALTILDGLEGINLVGADVVEVAPAYDSNGDITVITAASVVDSFIGLMTVE